A region from the Ensifer canadensis genome encodes:
- a CDS encoding IS91 family transposase, with protein sequence MAAGLEVADIFRRHGERYRQTHDAHLGRVERRVMSAVEMCRTARLGGHVQQCQDCAAFRIAYNSCRNRHCPKCQGQASRDWLAARQADLLPVGYFHVVFTLPQQIAAIAFQNKNAVYTILFRAVAETLRKLAADPRHLGAEIGFIAVLHSWGQNLHYHPHIHCIVPGGGLSFDQSRWVACRQSFFLPVRVLSRLFRRLFLNELKQAYDLGQLQFFGDIAGLADPLAFNRTIKAARRIDWVVYAKPPFAGPKQVLAYLGRYTHRIAISNSRLVSIDGDRVTFRWKDYRTGGRQKVMTLDAHEFIRRFLLHTVPDGFHRIRHYGLLANGHRQLKLDLCRSLLDVPPPVEEPDAKPPPLRHRCSCCGGTMTIIAAWAPIQPVRRPAWNDSS encoded by the coding sequence ATGGCGGCGGGACTGGAGGTGGCGGACATTTTTCGCCGCCACGGGGAAAGATATCGTCAAACACACGACGCTCATCTCGGGCGTGTCGAACGCCGGGTCATGAGTGCGGTCGAGATGTGCCGGACCGCTCGCCTGGGCGGGCATGTCCAGCAATGTCAGGACTGCGCGGCGTTCCGCATCGCCTATAATTCCTGCCGCAACCGGCATTGCCCGAAGTGCCAGGGACAGGCGAGCCGTGACTGGCTTGCCGCGCGGCAGGCCGACCTTCTGCCGGTCGGCTATTTCCACGTCGTCTTCACCCTACCGCAGCAGATCGCCGCAATCGCCTTCCAGAACAAGAATGCCGTTTACACGATCCTGTTTCGCGCCGTCGCCGAGACGCTGCGCAAGCTTGCTGCCGATCCCAGACATCTGGGTGCGGAGATCGGCTTCATCGCGGTGCTGCACTCCTGGGGACAGAACCTCCATTATCACCCGCATATCCATTGCATCGTGCCGGGCGGTGGGTTGTCATTCGACCAGTCCCGTTGGGTCGCCTGCCGGCAAAGCTTCTTTCTGCCCGTACGGGTCCTGTCGCGTCTGTTCCGGCGGCTGTTTCTCAACGAGCTGAAGCAGGCCTACGATCTGGGCCAACTTCAATTCTTCGGCGATATCGCCGGTCTGGCCGATCCGCTCGCCTTCAATCGAACCATCAAAGCAGCGCGTCGCATCGACTGGGTCGTCTATGCCAAGCCGCCATTTGCCGGACCCAAACAGGTGCTGGCCTATCTCGGCCGCTATACCCATCGCATTGCCATCTCCAATTCACGGCTCGTCAGCATTGATGGCGATCGCGTCACATTCCGATGGAAGGATTATCGAACGGGCGGCAGGCAAAAGGTGATGACGCTCGATGCCCACGAGTTCATCCGCCGCTTCCTGCTTCACACCGTTCCGGACGGCTTTCACCGCATTCGTCATTACGGCCTGCTTGCCAATGGCCATCGGCAACTGAAGCTGGACCTGTGCCGAAGCCTGCTCGACGTCCCGCCGCCGGTCGAAGAACCGGACGCAAAGCCACCACCTTTGCGACACCGCTGCTCCTGTTGCGGCGGAACCATGACGATCATTGCCGCGTGGGCCCCGATCCAGCCGGTACGCCGGCCAGCATGGAACGACAGTTCATGA
- a CDS encoding IS630 family transposase, with protein MANATGRPTPPLVLSEAEREYLERQVRKHRVARSLSERCRIILRCGEGVPSKVVADELGVHEHTVGKWRRRFLKDRLDGLLDEVRPGRPRTIDDDQIAAVIERTLRSTPSDATHWSIRSMAGATGFSHTTIRRIWNAFGLQPHRTETFKLSSDPLFVDKVRDIVGLYLSPPNRALVLSVDEKSQIQALDREQPVLPMMPGVPERRTHSYVRHGTTTLFAALDVASGFVIGKCYKRHRATEFLDFLKQIDASVPSDLDVHIVMDNYATHKTASVKNWLMRRPRYHVHFTPTSASWINQVERWFAELTRKQLRRGVHTSTMQLEADIRSFIERHNQNPKPYRWTKSAHDILASVKRFCQKVQDL; from the coding sequence ATGGCAAATGCGACTGGCCGACCAACGCCCCCATTGGTTTTGAGCGAGGCGGAGCGGGAATATCTGGAGCGACAGGTGCGCAAGCATCGTGTTGCACGCTCCCTGTCGGAGCGGTGCCGGATCATTCTTCGCTGTGGCGAGGGAGTTCCGAGCAAGGTCGTTGCGGACGAGCTCGGCGTGCATGAACATACGGTTGGCAAATGGCGACGGCGCTTCCTCAAAGACCGACTCGATGGGCTGCTCGACGAAGTTCGCCCTGGTCGGCCCCGAACCATCGACGACGATCAGATCGCGGCTGTGATCGAGCGCACGCTGCGTTCAACGCCAAGCGATGCGACCCATTGGTCGATCCGCTCGATGGCAGGGGCCACAGGCTTTTCGCACACGACCATCCGCCGGATATGGAACGCTTTCGGCCTGCAGCCGCATCGCACAGAGACGTTCAAGCTTTCCAGCGATCCTTTGTTCGTCGATAAGGTCCGCGACATCGTCGGTCTTTATCTGTCACCTCCCAATCGGGCGCTGGTTCTCAGCGTGGACGAGAAGAGCCAAATCCAGGCTCTCGACCGCGAGCAGCCAGTGTTGCCGATGATGCCTGGCGTGCCGGAACGGCGCACGCATTCCTATGTCCGACACGGCACAACCACGTTGTTTGCCGCTCTGGATGTCGCCTCCGGCTTTGTCATCGGCAAATGCTACAAGCGGCACCGTGCCACCGAATTCCTGGATTTCCTCAAGCAGATCGATGCGAGCGTACCGTCCGATTTGGACGTTCATATCGTGATGGACAACTATGCGACCCACAAAACTGCATCGGTCAAAAACTGGCTGATGCGACGGCCGCGCTACCACGTGCACTTCACCCCGACCTCGGCGTCATGGATCAATCAGGTCGAACGCTGGTTTGCGGAACTGACCCGCAAGCAGCTCCGTCGCGGCGTCCACACTTCGACAATGCAGCTCGAAGCCGACATCCGAAGCTTCATCGAACGCCATAATCAGAACCCGAAGCCTTACAGGTGGACGAAATCCGCACACGACATCCTGGCCTCCGTCAAACGTTTCTGCCAGAAAGTCCAGGACTTATGA
- the nodD2 gene encoding transcriptional regulator NodD2 has translation MRFRGLDLNLLVALDALMTERKLTAAARRLKLSQPAMSAAIARLRTYFGDELFSMQGRELIPTPRAEALAPAVREALLHIQLSIIAWDPISPAQSDRRFRIILSDFMTLVFFERVVERLAREAPGVSFELLTLDDDPYELLRRGDVDFLILPDLFMSSAHPKAKLFAEPLVCVGCPTNEQLLGDLSFERYISMGHVSAQFGRALKPSFEQWLLLEHGFKRRVELVVPGFTLIPPLLPGTNRIAILPLRLVKYFEQTIPLRIVKHPLPPLWFTEAVQWPALHDKDPGNVWIRELLLQEASCSEFQGEMF, from the coding sequence ATGCGTTTTAGGGGCCTAGATCTAAACCTCCTCGTCGCGCTCGACGCACTGATGACCGAGCGCAAGCTCACGGCCGCCGCACGCAGGCTCAAGCTCAGTCAACCGGCCATGAGCGCCGCTATCGCGCGCCTGCGCACCTATTTTGGCGACGAGCTGTTTTCGATGCAGGGCCGTGAACTTATCCCGACACCGCGTGCCGAAGCGCTCGCCCCAGCGGTGCGTGAGGCCCTGCTGCACATTCAGCTCTCCATCATTGCTTGGGATCCGATCAGTCCAGCCCAGTCGGATCGCCGTTTCAGGATCATCCTTTCGGACTTCATGACACTTGTATTCTTTGAGCGGGTTGTGGAGCGCTTGGCTCGGGAGGCTCCTGGCGTCAGCTTCGAGTTGCTGACGCTAGACGACGATCCCTATGAGCTTCTCCGGCGCGGGGATGTTGATTTTCTGATTCTTCCGGACTTGTTCATGTCGAGCGCGCATCCCAAAGCGAAGCTGTTTGCCGAGCCGCTCGTGTGCGTCGGCTGCCCGACGAATGAGCAGTTGCTTGGGGATCTCTCTTTCGAAAGATATATATCGATGGGGCATGTGTCAGCCCAGTTCGGGCGTGCGTTGAAGCCCTCCTTCGAACAATGGCTATTGCTGGAGCACGGCTTCAAGAGACGTGTCGAACTTGTCGTGCCAGGTTTTACCTTGATTCCGCCTTTGCTGCCGGGCACCAATCGTATAGCCATTCTCCCATTGCGCCTGGTCAAGTATTTCGAACAAACGATACCCCTGCGGATCGTCAAGCATCCGCTGCCGCCCCTCTGGTTCACTGAGGCTGTCCAGTGGCCCGCCCTCCACGACAAGGATCCCGGAAATGTCTGGATCCGGGAGTTACTCTTGCAGGAAGCCTCGTGCAGCGAATTTCAGGGAGAAATGTTTTAG
- a CDS encoding transposase produces the protein MMGTQAAPAQLFYNFSLDEHVPADHLLRRIDNHLDLDGVRAQLKPYYSSTGRPSIDPELMMRMLIIGYSMGIRSERRLCEEVHLNLAYRLFCRLGLDGKVPDHSSFSKNRHGRFRQSDILRHLFETVVERCLVQGLVGAEGFAVDASLIAADANKQRSVSGAEWSAQEAKENAGRSVQEYLAVLDDAAFGAASPVTPKFVSPSDPAAQWTGAHKGHAFFAYATNYLIDTDHGVILDVEATRAIRQAEVGASRTMIDRTENRFGLKPGYLVADSAYGSADNLAWLVKEKEIAPHIPVFDKSNRTDGTFSRADFNWDGEGDRYICPAGKELVQFRRTYATPRSGNTSEGTRLYRASKKDCDACELKQRCCPNAVARKVPRDLNEDARDVARAIAGTPDYERSRHRRKKVEMLFAHLKRILRMARLRLRGPCGARDEFLLAATAQNLRRLAKLRPSRLPAAMTA, from the coding sequence ATGATGGGAACGCAGGCGGCTCCGGCGCAGCTCTTTTACAATTTCAGTCTCGATGAGCATGTGCCAGCCGACCATCTTCTACGCCGGATCGACAACCACCTAGACCTCGATGGCGTCCGCGCGCAGTTGAAGCCCTACTACAGCAGCACCGGCCGTCCGTCGATCGATCCGGAACTGATGATGCGCATGCTAATCATTGGCTACAGCATGGGCATCCGGTCGGAGCGCCGGCTGTGCGAGGAGGTTCATCTCAATCTCGCCTACCGTTTGTTTTGCCGGCTTGGACTGGACGGCAAGGTGCCGGATCATTCCAGCTTCTCGAAGAACCGCCATGGGCGTTTCCGGCAAAGCGATATCCTTCGGCATCTGTTCGAGACGGTGGTTGAGCGCTGTCTGGTACAGGGTCTTGTCGGTGCTGAAGGCTTTGCCGTCGATGCAAGCTTGATCGCCGCGGATGCCAACAAACAGCGCTCGGTATCGGGCGCAGAATGGAGCGCGCAAGAAGCGAAGGAGAATGCAGGCCGCTCGGTCCAGGAATATTTGGCGGTGCTTGATGACGCTGCTTTTGGTGCGGCTTCGCCGGTAACGCCGAAGTTTGTTTCCCCGTCAGACCCGGCCGCCCAGTGGACGGGTGCCCATAAAGGCCATGCCTTCTTCGCCTACGCCACCAACTACCTGATCGACACCGACCACGGCGTCATTCTTGATGTCGAAGCCACTCGTGCCATTCGACAGGCCGAAGTTGGCGCTTCACGTACCATGATCGACAGAACAGAGAACCGCTTTGGCCTGAAGCCGGGTTATCTGGTCGCCGACAGTGCCTACGGCTCCGCTGACAATCTGGCCTGGCTTGTGAAGGAAAAGGAGATCGCTCCGCATATTCCTGTGTTCGACAAGTCCAACCGGACAGACGGGACTTTCTCGCGTGCCGACTTCAATTGGGATGGCGAGGGCGATCGCTACATCTGCCCGGCGGGCAAGGAGTTGGTTCAGTTCCGCCGCACCTACGCGACGCCTCGATCGGGCAATACCAGTGAAGGCACCCGGCTCTATCGGGCCAGCAAGAAGGACTGCGACGCTTGCGAACTCAAACAGCGCTGCTGCCCGAACGCAGTTGCTCGCAAAGTCCCCCGTGATCTCAATGAGGATGCCCGTGACGTCGCCAGAGCCATTGCCGGCACGCCCGATTACGAGCGTTCACGGCATCGTCGCAAGAAGGTCGAGATGCTCTTCGCTCATCTCAAGCGCATCCTGCGGATGGCCAGGTTGAGACTGCGCGGTCCCTGTGGTGCACGCGATGAATTCCTGCTCGCAGCAACCGCACAAAACCTCAGAAGGCTGGCAAAGCTTAGGCCTTCACGCCTCCCAGCCGCCATGACTGCATAA